From Chiloscyllium punctatum isolate Juve2018m chromosome 36, sChiPun1.3, whole genome shotgun sequence, the proteins below share one genomic window:
- the LOC140460333 gene encoding uncharacterized protein — translation MEKPEESHPVEKPWKCGDCGKGFHVPSVLEAHQRSHTGVRPFSCPECGKGFSSSSTLLRHRRVHTGERPFSCPECRKAFSNSSDLLKHQRVHTGERPFSCSECGKGFSSSSTLLTHRRVHTGEKPFSCPKCGKAFTQAFSLLRHQSVHTGERPFTCPECGKGFSDSSALLTHRRVHTGERPFSCPECGKAFTHASNLLTHRWVHTRDRPFSCPECGKAFSNFSHVLIHRRVHTGERPFACPECGKAFSNSSDLLKHQRVHTGERPFSCPECGKAFTQACNLQRHQRGHQCSQQSDSASEAAVGHPQD, via the coding sequence atggagaaacccgaggaatccCACCCCGTGGAGAAACCttggaagtgtggtgactgtgggaaaggcttccatGTCCCATCTGTCCTGGAGGCTCATCAGCGCAGTCACACTGGGGtcaggccattctcctgcccagagtgcggaaaggggttcagcagttcctccaccctgctgaggcacagaagggtccacacaggggagaggcccttcagctgccctgagtgcaggaaggctttcagcaattcctctgacctactgaagcaccagcgggtccacaccggggagaggccattctcctgttcagagtgtgggaaggggttcagcagttcctccaccttgctgacccaccggcgggtccacacaggggagaagcccttcagctgccctaagtgtgggaaggccttcacccaggccttttccctgctgaggcaccagagtgtccacacaggggagaggccattcacttgcccagagtgcgggaaggggttcagtgattcctctgccctgctgacccaccggcgggtccacacaggggagaggcctttcagctgccctgagtgtgggaaggccttcacccatgcctccaacctgctgacccaccggtggGTCCATACCAGGGACAGGCCATTCagttgccccgagtgtgggaaggccttcagcaatttctcCCACGTGCTGatccaccggcgggtccacaccggggagaggccattcgctTGTCCTGAGTGCggaaaggccttcagcaattcctctgacttactgaagcaccagcgagtccacactggggagaggcccttcagctgccctgagtgtgggaaggccttcacccagGCCTGCAACTTGCAGAgacaccagcgggggcaccagtgctcccaacaGTCGGATTCTGCCagtgaggctgctgtgggtcacccccaggactga